The Syngnathus typhle isolate RoL2023-S1 ecotype Sweden linkage group LG6, RoL_Styp_1.0, whole genome shotgun sequence genome has a window encoding:
- the si:dkey-225f5.4 gene encoding uncharacterized protein si:dkey-225f5.4: protein MSSTSDKVHSAGDLKTKMSDKSAITSAVRNVLQRCDPTLPAPCDNEEELDPAGEKFLILQDKRRMQKVLWRQLFVLDSMMCELEGLPRAQQLLTQPCPMQPEERARSHWKALKAESRMTAENTEELVDKLQENIIDRRHKVTQLLQHLQAKKQQREDLQANVNEARKALQERDGQLTLLKAKLDAELRPLDGWECSIKALQSCLAAVQEVAHVSLLSFNQSQVSLELRPRPPANLAFNEPDPLKLLIIWSQDNRFTLRVDPASLTKQLQEDVSGRPAELSAALVEVAENYIGQADLLAEIQYLRSSFAIDWCPAQRVLVYLKSASILCHLEVQEGYPKAGAIRLRDVRRDGQPLNTATLQPQNPDGSLSDWLIFLCTNPLV from the exons atgtcatcaacaagcGACAAAGTTCACAGCGCGGgggatttgaaaacaaaaatgtctgaCAAGTCAGCAATAACGTCAGCCGTTCGGAA TGTGTTGCAGCGCTGTGATCCCACCCTTCCGGCGCCTTGTGACAATGAGGAGGAGCTGGACCCTGCAGGAGAGAAATTCCTCATCCTCCAG GATAAACGGCGTATGCAGAAGGTTCTGTGGCGTCAGCTGTTTGTTCTGGACTCCATGATGTGTGAGCTGGAGGGTCTTCCACGTGCCCAACAACTGCTGACACAGCCCTGTCCAATGCAGCCAG AGGAAAGAGCTCGAAGCCACTGGAAGGCTTTGAAGGCGGAAAGCAGAATGACAGCAGAGAATACGGAGGAGCTGGTTGACAAGTTGCAAGAAAATATCATTGACAGACGACACAAAGTCACACAACTACTGCAACACCTACAAGCTAAG aagCAGCAGCGTGAGGATTTACAGGCGAACGTGAACGAGGCACGCAAAGCATTGCAGGAGCGTGATGGTCAGTTGACTCTGCTGAAGGCAAAGCTTGATGCGGAGCTCAGGCCTTTGGATGGCTGGGAGTGTTCCATAAAGGC CTTGCAGTCGTGTTTGGCAGCCGTGCAGGAGGTGGCGCATGTCAGCCTGCTGTCCTTCAACCAATCGCAGGTGTCTCTCGAGCTGAGGCCACGCCCCCCCGCCAACCTGGCTTTCAATGAGCCTGATCCGTTGAAGCTGTTAATCATCTGGAGCCAGGATAACCGCTTCACGCTTCGGGTTGATCCG GCGAGCTTGACAAAGCAGCTACAGGAAGATGTTTCAGGCCGCCCCGCCGAGCTCAGCGCCGCCCTGGTGGAGGTGGCAGAGAACTACATTGGTCAGGCAGATCTGCTGGCCGAGATTCAGTATCTGAGATCCAG CTTTGCCATTGACTGGTGTCCCGCTCAGCGTGTGCTTGTGTACCTCAAGTCGGCGTCCATCTTATGCCATCTGGAGGTGCAGGAAGGCTACCCCAAGGCCGGAGCCATACGCCTGCGAGATGTACGAAGAGATGGACAACCTCTGAACACCGCCACTTTACAG CCCCAAAACCCTGATGGCAGCCTCAGCGACTGGCTCATATTTCTTTGCACCAATCCTCTCGTCTGA
- the hif1al gene encoding LOW QUALITY PROTEIN: hypoxia inducible factor 1 subunit alpha, like (The sequence of the model RefSeq protein was modified relative to this genomic sequence to represent the inferred CDS: inserted 2 bases in 1 codon) produces MDDIDEAIVTVKGSSSEQRKLRSRDAARCRRGKETELFYNLARTLPLPRRVSTHLDKAAIMRVALSFLRMQRFLHSGAESPRASDGDEEDEDLADVLYTQALSGFIVVISAEGDIIYLTDNVNKHIGIPQLELLGQSVYDFVHPCDHEDLTDLLQHPICGKKLSSGSKQSQINFFLRLKSTLTNKGRTVNLKSANWKVFHCTGHMRMLDDSSAEPSKDAVMTLLCEPIPHPSSVDFPLDTYTFLTRHSMDMYFTQCEGRLSELVGYKADDLIGRSVFEFHHALDSIHVNNSLRTLLAKGQVSTSPYRFLASGGGFVWAQTQATVLYNNKTSHAEAVVCLNFVLSAVEQSDVVFSPEQIKSESLDKDVDVGERCSSSTQEILLPPTPEDTDTVAPLTGDFVALSFATPQSPSDVPKNPQDLCTPQLRQLLLPIFNPDTPLQSSSSASSSSDPEPSDNDGMGDVNKVEKFFAFWPEDGKKTQNNVQQVMDGMDLDMLAPYISMEDDFQLSFFNTVPEANTDINADLPPELAAINRKRAHNLDEDALSQLMTENIKRHKHNSNAASREDQLLLNHALQGCLEECQLEGKLAPXGQSHLLTDRDPILGSMRELCDTTSLLLDIFKSQPPPDLSPIS; encoded by the exons GAGCAGCTCAGAGCAGAGAAAGCTGCGTTCTCGCGATGCGGCTCGCTGCAGACGAGGTAAGGAGACGGAGCTATTCTACAACCTGGCTCGAACCCTACCCCTACCCAGACGCGTCTCGACACATCTTGACAAGGCGGCCATCATGAGGGTCGCCCTCAGCTTCCTGCGTATGCAACGCTTCCTCCATTCCG GGGCTGAGAGCCCAAGGGCGTCCGACGGcgatgaggaagatgaggacttgGCAGATGTCCTGTACACTCAAGCGCTATCTGGCTTTATTGTGGTGATTTCGGCAGAAGGAGACATCATCTATCTGACAGACAACGTCAACAAGCACATCGGCATCCCACAG TTGGAGCTTCTGGGTCAGAGCGTGTATGACTTTGTTCATCCGTGCGACCATGAAGATCTCACGGACCTCCTTCAGCACCCAA tatGCGGTAAAAAACTGAGCAGCGGTAGTAAGCAAAGCCAGATAAACTTCTTCCTGCGATTGAAGAGCACTTTGACCAACAAGGGGCGCACTGTTAACCTTAAGTCTGCCAACTGGAAG GTGTTCCACTGCACGGGTCACATGCGTATGCTGGATGACTCGTCTGCAGAGCCCTCCAAGGACGCTGTCATGACGCTGCTATGCGAGCCCATTCCCCACCCATCCAGCGTGGACTTCCCCCTAGACACGTACACCTTCCTCACCCGCCACAGCATGGACATGTACTTCACACAGTGCGAGGGCAG GTTGAGCGAACTGGTGGGATACAAGGCGGACGACCTAATCGGCCGCTCTGTGTTTGAGTTTCATCACGCGCTGGACTCAATTCATGTCAACAACAGCCTGCGCACAT TGCTGGCCAAAGGGCAGGTGAGCACCAGCCCCTACCGCTTCCTGGCGAGCGgcggtggctttgtgtgggcCCAGACTCAAGCCACCGTCCTCTACAACAACAAAACGTCACATGCCGAGGCCGTGGTCTGCCTCAACTTTGTTCTCAG TGCCGTGGAGCAGTCGGACGTGGTTTTCTCCCCTGAGCAGATCAAATCCGAAAGCCTCGACAAAGACGTCGATGTGGGCGAGagatgcagcagcagcacgcaGGAGATTCTTCTCCCGCCCACACCAGAAGACACAGATACTGTTGCTCCACTGACAGGAG ATTTTGTAGCGCTTTCCTTCGCCACGCCACAAAGCCCAAGTGACGTCCCCAAGAACCCTCAGGACCTTTGCACTCCCCAGCTGCGCCAGCTCCTCCTTCCCATCTTCAACCCCGACACTCCCCTGCAATCTTCATCCTCGGCATCCTCCTCATCGGATCCTGAGCCG AGCGATAACGACGGAATGGGTGACGTCAATAAGGTTGAGAAGTTCTTTGCCTTTTGGCCAGAAGATggcaaaaagacacaaaataaTGTGCAGCAG GTGATGGATGGTATGGATCTGGACATGTTGGCTCCCTACATCTCTATGGAGGACGACTTCCAGCTCAGCTTCTTCAACACTGTCCCAGAGGCCAATACTGACATTAACGCAGATCTACCACCTGAGCTCGCTGCCATCAATAGGAAACG gGCTCACAACCTGGATGAGGATGCTCTGTCCCAGCTGATGACAGAGAACATCAAGCGTCACAAGCATAACAGCAATGCCGCCTCCCGGGAGGACCAGCTCTTGCTCAACCATGCGCTACAG GGCTGCCTGGAGGAGTGCCAATTAGAAGGGAAGCTGGCACC AGGGCAAAGTCATCTTCTTACTGACAGGGATCCCATCTTGGGGAGCATGAGAGAACTCTGTGACACCACAT CGCTGCTGCTGGACATCTTCAAATCCCAGCCGCCCCCTGACCTGTCCCCTATTTCCTGA